The Scyliorhinus canicula chromosome 17, sScyCan1.1, whole genome shotgun sequence DNA window ggaggaagtttcagtctgtgtgtgtgtgaagctaTAAACAAAATGCTGTGCTGTTTAAAGTCAAACTGCAGGGCTGGGAGGAAAATGATGGGAAGACATTTTGCAAATCCCCCCCctactccactcccagttttgtGACATAGCGCTGTATATATTTCCAGTCATTTTGGCAAAGAAGGTGTCCATTTGGTAACTTCGGTAAATGCTGACTCCTTCAGAGCAATCCAGTTGAACCCATTCCTAGGCTCCATACCCGTAGCCCCGCCAGTTTATTTCCATCAAGTGCCCATACAATTCCATGTTGAAATTATACATCTCACAGACAGAGCGTTCCAGATTATGTAAAGTACATGTACTAGCAGCCTGCATAAAGCTGTTCAGATGTCTGTGTCCAGGATGTGAAGCAGTGACCGTAGATCCATCGATCAGCCTGGGTTCCTCCTTCAGGAGGGTAAAACAGAGCAATAATGGAGAGAATGTGTCCGGGATGACATTTGGTgaacaagagaggaaagaatgACCCAAAGAAACTACAGTTGCCTGTTCTGAATTACTTTGACATAACTCTTTTTTGCAGGATTTTATCAGGGGAGGATTTTACTGACAGAATTCTCACACCAAACTTCCCTTTGACATCCAACAGAGCCAAGTGATTCCTGAGGATCTGATCATCATCAGCCTTTGAATTTGGAAGGAGACATATTTGTTCTACCTGCTTCAAAaggttttaaacatcagtgtgactggaaaagcaccgagacacacacacatgcccccgAGTGAGAgcgttccagtgaactgactgtagaATGAGCTTTAAGCGGGCATACAATCTGAAAAAACATCACGGAGACTGGATGTgatgcggggctggtttagctcactgagctaaatcgctggcttttaaagcagaccaaggcaggccagcagcacggttcaattcccgtaccagcctccccgaacaggcgccggaatgtggcgactaggggcttttcacagtaacttcatttgaagcctacttgtgacaataagcgatttacatttcgtTTCATTTGTGTGCGAACAAGACCTCAACAGGTCATCAGATCTAGAGAGATCTAAGATCAcctgcaccatggagaaaccatggaaatgtgaggactgtgggaagggatgcaAAGCCCCATCGGAGCTTGAGATTCATCGACGcaatcacactggagagaggccattcacctgctctaaatgtggaaagggattcactcggtcatctagcctgcagaagcaccagcaggttcacgttggggagaggccgttcacctgcactgagtgtgggaagcGATTTACTCAATCCTCCAGCCTGCTGAGACACCTTGTCACTCACACTAATGAaagaccctttaaatgctctgactgcgGGAGTGGCTTCAAAAATGCTGCGGACCTGCGGgtccaccagcgcattcacactgatgagagaccattcagctgcactctctgcacCAAGACGTTTCGAACATCGTCCAACCTGCGGGCACACCAACGTATTCACACAGgccagaagccattcacctgctctgcgtgtgggaaaggattcacccaGTCGTCTAACCTGCGGGCACACCAGCTGATTCACACTGCccagaaaccattcacctgctctgtgtgcgaGAAGGGATTtgttcagtcatccaacctgcgggcacaccagcgtgttcacactggggaaaagccattcacctgcgccatatgtgggaagggattcgctcattCATCTCACCTGccaagacaccagcgagttcacaattgATTACACAGTCTAGATTCCGCTGTTATtgttgctgttaatcacatccaggactgaaccgtgttcattctgacagtgggTGAAGTGGGAGTTCGGAggattctttctgctggactttgcttccagtgggctggTGCTCAttgagcctgggagagcacattGCCATAAAAGTTGATAAAGTGCATTTATCCAGAATCACGTGAGCCTCCACCCATCCCTCTACAtctcccccatcagcatctccttctattcctttctccctcatgtatgtatctagcttccccttcaatCGATTCATGCTGTTCatctcaaccactcgctgtggtagcgagttccacattctcaccactcactgggtaaaGAGACTCCCATGATCTCCCGATTGGATTATTGAATCTTTAAAAATTGTAATCAATCTtacaaagagaagtacagcacaggaaccggccctccaagcctgtgccgaccatgctgcccgtcttcttttttctttttaaaaaaaaaataaatttagactgcccaattattttttccaattaaggggcaatttaatgtggtcaatccacctaacctgcacatctttgggttgtgggggtgaaacccacgcagacatggggagaatatgcaaactccttaCGGACATGACTCGGGGCcgtgattcaaacctgggtcctcagtgccgtgaggcagcaatgctaaccactgtactaccgtgctgcccagtcgtcCCTTTTCTAGTGAAAACACCCAATCCGTgggttaa harbors:
- the LOC119952414 gene encoding gastrula zinc finger protein XlCGF7.1-like, whose translation is MEKPWKCEDCGKGCKAPSELEIHRRNHTGERPFTCSKCGKGFTRSSSLQKHQQVHVGERPFTCTECGKRFTQSSSLLRHLVTHTNERPFKCSDCGSGFKNAADLRVHQRIHTDERPFSCTLCTKTFRTSSNLRAHQRIHTGQKPFTCSACGKGFTQSSNLRAHQLIHTAQKPFTCSVCEKGFVQSSNLRAHQRVHTGEKPFTCAICGKGFAHSSHLPRHQRVHN